In Actinomycetota bacterium, the genomic window TCAGACGCGGGAGGGCCTGCGGGAGCGACGCCTCCAACGCCTCCAGTTCGGCGTTGACCGCGATGCGCAGAGCCTGGAACGTCCGCGTCGCCGGGTGGGGACCGGTGCGACGCGCAGCTGCGGGGATCGCCTCGCGGACGACCTCGGCCAGCTCGCGGGTGGTCGACACCGGCCGGTTGGCGACGATCGCGGCAGCGATCCGCCCGGCGAAGCGTTCCTCGCCGTACCGCGAGATGACCCGGCGCAGCTCGCGCTCGTCGGCCTCGTTGACGATGTCGGCGGCGCTCCGCCCGCCGGTTGGATCCATACGCATGTCGAGCGGACCCTCGTGGCGATAGCTGAACCCGCGGCCGGGGCGGTCGACCTGCATCGACGAGATG contains:
- the rsmH gene encoding 16S rRNA (cytosine(1402)-N(4))-methyltransferase RsmH, whose translation is QRLSDIDAPTELIQARFDALVDVLDELGIARPAGVLYDLGISSMQVDRPGRGFSYRHEGPLDMRMDPTGGRSAADIVNEADERELRRVISRYGEERFAGRIAAAIVANRPVSTTRELAEVVREAIPAAARRTGPHPATRTFQALRIAVNAELEALEASLPQALPRLRAGGVCVVLAYHSLEDRIVKRTFADAARGCICPPRLPVCGCGRQPLVQVLTRRPERPRDAEVAANPRARAARLRAVRRLEVPA